A stretch of Rhinopithecus roxellana isolate Shanxi Qingling chromosome 12, ASM756505v1, whole genome shotgun sequence DNA encodes these proteins:
- the CD33 gene encoding LOW QUALITY PROTEIN: myeloid cell surface antigen CD33 (The sequence of the model RefSeq protein was modified relative to this genomic sequence to represent the inferred CDS: deleted 1 base in 1 codon), giving the protein MHLFAAAGIPTESAFSFPILVHLKAKTLTRTLWNPISCWTNHPMDLGSPGSLSLRHAAAAAAAPAVGRCPGYGSKSQAGSAGVSDSTRGFVRPCALHFLPSCTLLHQESPSSWLLVPGRSHCIVGLSVATNKLDREVQEETQGRFHLLGDPSRNNCSLSIVDARRRDNGSYFFRMEKGNTKYSYKSTQLSVHVTDLTHRPQILIPGALDPDHSKNLTCSVPWACEQGTPPIFSWLSAAPTSLGLRTTHSSVLIITPRPQDHGTNLTCQVKLPGAGVTTERTIQLNVTYASQNPRTGIFLEDGSGKQGVVQGAIGGAGVTALIALCLCLIFFIVKTHRRKAARTAVGRIDTHPATGPASSKHQKKSKLHGPTETSGCSGAALTVEMDEELHYASLNFHGMNPSKDTSTEYSEVRTQ; this is encoded by the exons ATGCATCTTTTTGCAGCTGCAGGCATACCCACCGAGTCTGCATTTAGCTTTCCTATCTTAGTGCACCTGAAGGCAAAG ACACTCACACGGACCCTATGGAATCCTATATCCTGCTGGACAAATCACCCCATGGATCTAG GGAGCCCAGGAAGCCTCAGCCTCAgacatgctgctgctgctgctgctgcccctgctgTGGGCAG GTGTCCTGGCTATGGATCCAAGAGTCAGGCTGGAAGTGCAGGAGTCAGTGACAGTACAAGAGGGTTTGTGCGTCCTTGTGCCCTGCACTTTCTTCCATCCTGTACCCTCCTACACCAGGAATCACCCAGTTCATGGTTACTGGTTCCGGGAAGGAGCCATTGTATCGTTGGACTCTCC GTGGCCACAAACAAGCTAGATCGAGAAGTACAGGAGGAGACCCAGGGCCGATTCCACCTCCTTGGGGATCCCAGTAGGAACAACTGCTCCTTGAGCATCGTAGATGCCAGGAGGAGGGATAATGGTTCCTACTTCTTTCGGATGGAGAAAGGCAATACCAAATACAGTTACAAATCTACCCAGCTCTCTGTGCATGTGACAG ACTTGACCCACAGGCCCCAGATCCTCATCCCTGGAGCCCTAGACCCCGACCACTCCAAAAACCTGACCTGCTCTGTGCCCTGGGCCTGTGAGCAGGGAACACCTCCAATCTTCTCCTGGTTGTCAgctgcccccacctccctgggcctcaggacCACTCACTCTTCGGTGCTCATAATCACCCCACGGCCCCAGGACCACGGCACCAACCTCACCTGTCAGGTGAAGCTCCCTGGAGCTGGTGTGACCACGGAGAGAACCATCCAGCTCAATGTCACCT ATGCTTCACAGAACCCAAGAACTGGTATCTTTCTAGAAGATGGCTCAG GGAAACAAGGAGTGGTTCAGGGGGCCATTGGGGGAGCTGGTGTCACAGCCCTGATCGCTCTTTGTCTCTGCCTCATCTTCTTCAT AGTGAAGACTCACAGGAGGAAAGCAGCCAGGACAGCAGTGGGCAGGATCGACACCCACCCTGCCACAGGGCCAGCATCCTCG AAACACCAGAAGAAGTCCAAGTTACATGGCCCCACTGAAACCTCAGGCTGTTCAGGTGCCGCCCTTACTGTGGAGATGGACGAGGAGCTGCACTATGCTTCCCTCAACTTTCATGGGATGAATCCTTCCAAGGACACCTCCACCGAATACTCAGAGGTCAGGACCCAGTGA